In a genomic window of Lycium ferocissimum isolate CSIRO_LF1 chromosome 9, AGI_CSIRO_Lferr_CH_V1, whole genome shotgun sequence:
- the LOC132029837 gene encoding protein ACCELERATED CELL DEATH 6-like: MKVKSIRAISYIILVLQLRWWMVELVLASSNLTIADCIRTLWQRNRCLCEEGDTWGWNSVHYAVKLGLKEEVDYMLAWKKSLAYLPAGSETDWTTTFHIAAKEGYVDMMKVLLNHCPDCWEMLDSRDQNALHVSTLSNQVEVTKFLVLVPEFYKLIDESDNDGNTPLHLLDASGNYVPELENHRKERMTTFSKELLPNEMDLKDQPKQKGDTVMRDKVEQGEEGKEKNKGRIEETLRATQIHVIVATLVVTITFTAGFTLPGGFESNLGPNEGMAILIRKAAFQAFVVTDAIAFVCSVSAVFSYFAMAANTAFFRRVNADDCLYMLATTLQLFGMAALVIAFITGMYTTLAHSVALAIAVCVIGCISFLVYGVMLCLSFDWRALRPLFE, translated from the exons atgaagGTAAAGAGCATTCGAGCGATTTCATATATAATTCTTGTTCTGCAACTAAGATGGTGGATGGTCGAATTAGTTCTTGCATCCTCTAATTTGACAATTGCAGATTGCATCAGAACATTATGGCAACGGAATAGATGTTTATGCGAAGAAGGTGACACATGGGGCTGGAATTCAGTGCACTATGCAGTTAAACTAGGCTTGAAAGAAGAAGTAGATTATATGCTGGCCTGGAAAAAATCCTTAGCCTACCTTCCAGCAGGCAGTGAAACTGACTGGACAACTACATTTCACATCGCAGCCAAGGAAGGTTATGTAGACATGATGAAAGTGTTGTTAAATCACTGCCCTGATTGCTGGGAAATGCTTGACAGCAGAGACCAGAATGCCCTTCATGTTTCCACATTGAGCAATCAAGTCGAGGTAACCAAATTCCTAGTATTAGTCCCTGAATTTTATAAACTTATTGATGAGTCAGATAATGATGGCAACACACCTCTCCATTTGCTTGATGCTTCTGGGAACTATGTCCCAGAATTAGAAAACCATCGCAAAGAAAGGATGACGACGTTCAGCAAAGAATTGTTACCAAATGAG ATGGATTTGAAGGACCAACCAAAGCAAAAGGGTGATACAGTAATGAGAGACAAGGTAGAACAGGGGGAGGAGgggaaggagaaaaataaagggcGGATCGAAGAAACTCTAAGGGCCACCCAGATACATGTAATTGTGGCTACTTTAGTAGTTACAATCACTTTCACAGCTGGTTTCACGTTACCAGGAGGTTTTGAAAGCAATCTGGGCCCAAACGAAGGGATGGCAATTTTAATAAGAAAAGCAGCTTTCCAAGCATTTGTTGTTACGGATGCCATTGCCTTTGTATGCTCCGTCAGTGCTGTATTCAGCTACTTCGCTATGGCAGCAAATACTGCATTTTTCCGACGGGTGAATGCTGACGATTGTCTTTATATGCTCGCTACTACTTTGCAACTTTTCGGTATGGCAGCACTTGTAATTGCGTTTATAACTGGTATGTATACTACTTTAGCACATTCAGTTGCTCTTGCCATTGCTGTATGTGTCATCGGTTGCATCTCTTTCCTTGTCTACGGCGTCATGCTGTGTCTCTCTTTCGATTGGAGGGCTTTGCGCCCGTTATTTGAGTAG